The following are from one region of the Dreissena polymorpha isolate Duluth1 chromosome 2, UMN_Dpol_1.0, whole genome shotgun sequence genome:
- the LOC127869772 gene encoding uncharacterized protein LOC127869772, with protein sequence MNSTTVYFEFENINKKVEVQRNANCTTNDRINMSHLHCGCNFNSLAACNLTIVKEEYDSYKWNCGSGRNYSKTVDVCLSVDQTSHTMFSTVKCANVQRTPEVVFWTDADTILSSNYDEIRMIKLDQFNISIITDLFKQEENRSIVVCKLEENKNTEWRISLILLWTQCVEEKLNKPPSSSTNHTCQTKGNPVISQQLEEYTDPKCPSVRIHSNVNVTLCDAVNKDDMGARKFVNDKVRSFKLEVITPAIVREFYIDEFRDQVNILLNEAKKVTFICEGNGNPPPTVTLVSKSTFFNTSSSHLQYTMEHTSRQDTGEYLCIASNGLCKDSKSIYVDIIITGEEGSSSITISICVGSVILIMIVATCLLRRRCELLKIRHIKDATIEG encoded by the exons ATGAACAGTACAACAGtgtattttgaatttgaaaacattaataaaaaggTTGAAGTGCAACGGAATGCGAACTGTACTACAAACGATCGGATTAATATGTCGCATTTACATTGTGGATGCAATTTCAACTCTCTTGCAGCTTGCAATTTGACAATTGTGAAAGAGGAATATGACTCTTACAAGTGGAATTGCGGCAGTGGAAGAAATTATAGCAAAACTGTTGACGTGTGCTTATCag TCGATCAAACTTCCCACACGATGTTTTCAACCGTTAAGTGTGCCAATGTCCAAAGAACCCCGGAAGTCGTATTTTGGACAGACGCTGATACAATTTTAAGCAGCAATTATGACGAAATACGGATGATTAAACTTGATCAATTTAATATAAGTATAATTACCGACTTGTTCAAACAAGAAGAAAACCGATCAATTGTTGTGTGCAAATTAGAAGAAAATAAGAATACAGAGTGGAGAATCTCACTGATAT TACTTTGGACACAATGTGTCGAAGAAAAGTTAAACAAACctccatcatcatcaacaaatcACACGTGTCAAACAAAAGGTAATCCAGTGATATCCCAACAATTGGAAGAGTATACCGATCCTAAATGCCCTTCAGTTAGAATACACTCCAATGTGAACGTTACGCTTTGCGATGCTGTCAATAAAGATGATATGGGGGCAAGAAAATTTGTAAACGATAAGGTCAGGTCATTCAAATTAGAGGTTATCA CTCCAGCAATTGTGCGAGAATTTTATATAGATGAATTCAGAGACCAAGTAAATATTTTACTGAATGAAGCAAAAAAAGTTACGTTCATATGTGAAGGGAACGGCAACCCTCCTCCAACAGTGACACTTGTGTCAAAATCGACCTTTTTTAACACTAGCTCTTCCCATTTGCAATACACAATGGAGCATACCTCACGTCAGGATACCGGCGAGTATCTATGTATTGCTTCTAATGGACTTTGTAAAGATAGTAAATCAATTTATGTGGATATCATAATTACag GTGAAGAAGGGTCATCGTCAATAACCATTTCTATCTGTGTTGGAAGCGTCATCTTAATAATGATTGTTGCGACGTGTCTGTTACGACGTCGCTGTGAATTGCTTAAGATTCGGCATATAAAAG atgcAACCATTGAAGG GTAG